TCAAAAACCCTAACCATCAACCTCTCAACAACCTCAACATCCAACTCTTCCAACAACCCTCTAACAAACTCATACCTTCCCCATTGGCTTATCTTGTCCCTCTTCCTACTGTTTTCAGATATCCTAGATATCCCTCAAACTTCCAGATAGTGTGATTGCGAGAACAACTTCTGATATTTTCTTCCTGAGCTTGGATGAAAGGTCAAGTAGAAAGTTTTTGATAAAGTGATTTATAGTTTTTCTGTGATTCATATATGCCTCCTTTTGCCTTTATTTTACGAGGCAAGAGGAGGTTATTTCACTTTAATTTTTACCAAACTCCTCTACAAACTTCAGTCAGATGTATAACTTGAAATACCAAGTTGTGTTAATTAAATTTATCTTCTAACGAAGGTAAAATATATGGATAAGCGAAGGATATACATATTTGACACTACTCTCAGAGATGGTGAACAATCTCCCGGTGCAAGTATGTCGGCAGAGAACAAGCTACTGTTTGCCAAACAACTTGCCAATTTAGGAGTTGATGTAATTGAAGCCGGTTTTCCAGTTTCTTCCCCAATACAATTTGAGGGGGTCAAGATGATAGCAGAAGAGGTGGAAGGTCCTACTATCGCCGCTCTTGCTAGGGCATTAGAAAAGGATATAAAGTCAGCCTATGAAGCCTTGAAAGGAGCAAAGAGTAAAAGAATTCACACCTTCATAGCAACCTCGCCCATTCATATGGAGTATAAGTTGAAGAAAAAACCAGACGAAGTTTTGAAAATGGCTATTGAAGCAGTTAGGTTTGCAAGATCCCTTGTCAGTGATGTTGAATTCTCAGCGGAGGATGCTACCAGAAGTGATGTAAACTTTCTAAAGGAAGTGTTTCTAGCTGTGATTGAAGCTGGAGCTACTACCATAAACATCCCTGATACAGTCGGATATACTACCCCATTTGAATTCTATAACCTTGTCAAAACTATAAAGGACACCATAGGTGACAGAGCTAAGATAAGTGTCCACTGTCACAATGACCTAGGGCTTGCTGTTGCTAATTCCCTCTCTGCGTTACTAGCAGGAGCTGACCAAGTTGAAGTCAGTGTCAATGGCATAGGTGAAAGAGCAGGTAACGCCTCACTTGAAGAGATAGTTATGACAATAAACGTAAGAAATGATATATACCCATTCTACACCAATATCAATACCAGAGAGATCTATAAAACTAGCAAACTCCTCATATCTATCACAGGTTTGCCACTAGCTTACAATAAGCCAATTGTCGGAAGAAATGTCTTTGCCCACGAGTCTGGAATACACCAAGATGGAGTGCTAAAATATAAGCAAACTTACGAGATAATGAAACCTGAAGACGTAGGCAGATCATCTTCAGAAATAATTTTGGGAAGACATTCGGGTAGGCATGCCCTAAAAGTGAAATTCCAAGAGCTAGGAATAACCTACTCCTCAGAGGAAGAATTTGAGATAATGTACAAGAAATTCCTGGAGATAGCTGATAAAAAGAAAAATGTCTACGAAGAAGATCTTTTGGCAATATTTTCTCAGAACATAGATGATACTAAAGCAGTATACACTATATCTAGTATTCAAATAGTTGCAGGAGACAAAACGATCCCAACCGCTACTGTTGTTTTGAAAAAAGGAAGGAGAGAGTATGTTGAATCTGCTACGGGAAACGGCCCCGTTGACGCAACATTCAAAGCAATAGAGAGAGTAGTAGGCGTAAAGAACATAAAGTTAGAGGATTTT
This portion of the Brevinematia bacterium genome encodes:
- a CDS encoding 2-isopropylmalate synthase, translating into MDKRRIYIFDTTLRDGEQSPGASMSAENKLLFAKQLANLGVDVIEAGFPVSSPIQFEGVKMIAEEVEGPTIAALARALEKDIKSAYEALKGAKSKRIHTFIATSPIHMEYKLKKKPDEVLKMAIEAVRFARSLVSDVEFSAEDATRSDVNFLKEVFLAVIEAGATTINIPDTVGYTTPFEFYNLVKTIKDTIGDRAKISVHCHNDLGLAVANSLSALLAGADQVEVSVNGIGERAGNASLEEIVMTINVRNDIYPFYTNINTREIYKTSKLLISITGLPLAYNKPIVGRNVFAHESGIHQDGVLKYKQTYEIMKPEDVGRSSSEIILGRHSGRHALKVKFQELGITYSSEEEFEIMYKKFLEIADKKKNVYEEDLLAIFSQNIDDTKAVYTISSIQIVAGDKTIPTATVVLKKGRREYVESATGNGPVDATFKAIERVVGVKNIKLEDFSIHAVTSGKDAIGEVNLSVQSGGISFSGHGTDTDIIVASAKAYLNAINKVLYYHSKQLRS